A genomic stretch from Mesoplodon densirostris isolate mMesDen1 chromosome 3, mMesDen1 primary haplotype, whole genome shotgun sequence includes:
- the LOC132486327 gene encoding LOW QUALITY PROTEIN: proteasome subunit alpha type-3-like (The sequence of the model RefSeq protein was modified relative to this genomic sequence to represent the inferred CDS: substituted 1 base at 1 genomic stop codon) has protein sequence MSSIGTGYDLSASTFSPDXRVFQVEYAMKAVENSSTAIGIRCKDGVVFGVEKLVLSKLYEEGSNKRLFNVDRHVGMAVAGLLADARSLADIAREEASNFRSNFGYNIPLKHLADRVAMYVHAYTLYSAVRPFGCSFMLGSYGVNDGAQLYMIDPSGVSYGYWGCAIGKARQAAKTEIEKLQMKEMTCYDVVKEVAKIIYIVHDEVKDKAFELQLSWVGEITNGRHEIVPKDIREEAEKYAKESLKEEDKSDDDNM, from the coding sequence ATGAGCTCAATCGGCACCGGGTATGACCTGTCAGCCTCTACATTCTCTCCCGATTGAAGAGTTTTTCAAGTTGAGTATGCTATGAAGGCTGTGGAAAATAGTAGTACAGCTATTGGAATCAGATGTAAAGATGGCGTTGTCTTTGGGGTAGAAAAATTAGTCCTTTCTAAACTTTATGAAGAAGGTTCTAACAAACGACTTTTTAATGTTGATCGGCATGTTGGAATGGCAGTAGCAGGTTTGTTGGCAGATGCTCGTTCTTTAGCAGACATTGCGAGAGAAGAGGCTTCCAACTTTAGATCTAACTTTGGATATAACATTCCACTAAAACATCTTGCAGACAGAGTGGCCATGTATGTACATGCCTATACACTCTACAGTGCTGTTAGACCCTTTGGCTGCAGTTTCATGTTAGGGTCTTACGGTGTGAATGATGGTGCACAACTCTACATGATTGACCCATCGGGTGTTTCATATGGTTATTGGGGCTGTGCCATTGGCAAAGCCAGACAAGCTGCAAAGACAGAAATCGAAAAGCTTCAGATGAAAGAAATGACCTGCTATGATGTTGTtaaagaagttgcaaaaataatttacatagtACATGATGAAGTTAAGGATAAAGCCTTTGAACTACAGCTTAGCTGGGTTGGTGAAATAACTAACGGAAGACATGAAATTGTTCCAAAAGATATaagggaagaggcagagaaataTGCCAAGGAATCTTTGAAGGAAGAAGACAAATCAGATGATGATAACATGTAA